The following coding sequences lie in one Monomorium pharaonis isolate MP-MQ-018 chromosome 1, ASM1337386v2, whole genome shotgun sequence genomic window:
- the LOC105836934 gene encoding serine/threonine-protein phosphatase 2A 65 kDa regulatory subunit A alpha isoform isoform X3: protein MAASDSNTDDSLYPIAVLIDELKNEDVQLRLNSIKKLSTIALALGVERTRSELIPFLTETIYDEDEVLLALAEQLGTFTPLVGGPEYVHCLLPPLESLAIVEETVVRDKAVESLRNIAAQHSPADLEEHFVPLVQRLASGDWFTSRTSACGLFSVCYPRVSPAIKAELRNHFRSLCQDDTPMARRSAASKLGEFAKVVEIEYLKSDLIPMFVILAQDEQDSVRLLAVEACVSIAALLQQEDVEQLVMPTLRQCASDQSWRVRYMVADKFTDLQKAVGPEITKTDLVPAFQVLLKDIEAEVRAAAADKVRDFCQNLDQFNQESIIMTNILPIVKELVADPNQHVKSALASVIMGLSPILGKHNTIEHLLPLFLSQLRDECPEVRLNIISNLECVNEVIGIQQLSQSLLPAIVELAEDSKWRVRLAIIEYMPLLAGQLGVEFFDEKLNSLCMTWLVDHVYAIREAATLNLKKLVEKFGPDWAQNTVIPKVLAMSRDQNYLHRMTCLFCINVLAEVCGPEITTKVMLPTVLTMATDNVANVRFNVAKTLQRIGPFLEPSAVQTQVKPILDKLNTDSDVDVKYFASEAIAGIAG from the exons ATGGCAGCGAGCGACTCTAACACGGATGACAGCCTCTATCCGATCGCGGTTCTCATCgacgaattaaaaaatgaggaTGTCCAG tTACGTCTCAATTCCATCAAGAAGCTATCGACGATCGCGCTCGCCCTAGGGGTTGAACGGACACGGAGCGAGCTAATACCATTTTTAACAGAGACAATTTACGATGAGGATGAGGTTCTTCTTGCACTGGCCGAACAGTTGGGTACATTCACTCCTCTCGTCGGTGGACCAGAATACGTGCATTGCTTATTG ccACCATTGGAATCTTTGGCTATTGTGGAGGAAACAGTGGTTCGTGACAAAGCTGTGGAATCCTTACGGAATATTGCAGCCCAGCACAGTCCTGCAGATCTAGAGGAGCACTTTGTGCCATTGGTACAACGCTTGGCTTCAGGAGATTGGTTCACGTCAAGAACATCGGCATGTGGATTGTTCAGTGTTTGTTATCCAAGGGTGAGCCCAGCCATCAAag CGGAATTACGAAATCACTTTCGTAGCTTGTGCCAGGATGACACACCTATGGCGCGACGATCAGCCGCTTCTAAATTAGGCGAATTTGCTAAAGTTGTAGAAATCGAGTATCTTAAATCCGATTTAATACCAATGTTTGTTATACTTGCTCAGGACGAACAA gATTCAGTTCGTCTTTTGGCCGTCGAAGCTTGCGTCAGTATTGCAGCGTTATTACAACAAGAGGATGTTGAGCAATTGGTTATGCCTACGCTTCGACAATGCGCCAGTGATCAATCATGGCGTGTTCGTTACATGGTGGCAGATAAGTTTACAGAT ctTCAAAAGGCTGTTGGTCCAGAAATAACAAAAACGGATCTTGTGCCAGCATTTCAAGTTTTATTGAAAGATATTGAAGCGGAGGTGCGGGCTGCAGCTGCTGATAAAGTCCGCGATTTCTGTCAAAATCTTGATCAATTTAATCAGGAGTCTATAATAATGACAAATATATTGCCCATTGTTAAAGAACTCGTAGCAGATCCTAACCAGCATGTTAAGTCAGCTTTGGCAAGTGTAATCATGGGATTAAGTCCCATACTCGGCAAACataa caCGATTGAACATCTGTTGCCTTTATTCTTGTCCCAGCTCAGAGACGAGTGTCCTGAGGTGCGACTCAATATCATTAGTAACCTAGAATGTGTCAATGAAGTTATTGGCATACAACAACTCTCGCAATCTCTTTTACCTGCCATCGTAGAGTTAGCCGAGGATTCTAAGTGGCGTGTACGACTAGCTATCATcga GTATATGCCATTGCTAGCCGGCCAACTTGGTGTGGAATTTTTTGATGAGAAATTAAATTCCCTATGTATGACATGGTTGGTGGATCATGTTTATGCGATTCGAGAAGCAGCTACgttaaatctgaaaaaattggTAGAAAAGTTTGGGCCTGATTGGGCACAAAATACAGTGATACCCAAAGTTCTCGCTATGTCTAGAGATCAGAATTATCTTCATAGAATGACATGCTTGTTCTGCATCAAT gtTTTAGCTGAAGTATGTGGTCCAGAGATAACGACAAAGGTGATGCTTCCAACTGTACTGACAATGGCTACCGATAATGTTGCAAATGTAAGATTTAATGTCGCTAAGACTCTGCAGCGAATTGGACCCTTCCTCGAACCCTCAGCAGTCCAAACTCAAGTAAAACCCATCCTTGATAAATTGAATACTGATAGCGACGTTgatgtgaaatattttgcttcagAAGCAATTGCTGGGATTGCAG GTTGA
- the LOC105836934 gene encoding serine/threonine-protein phosphatase 2A 65 kDa regulatory subunit A alpha isoform isoform X2, with product MAASDSNTDDSLYPIAVLIDELKNEDVQLRLNSIKKLSTIALALGVERTRSELIPFLTETIYDEDEVLLALAEQLGTFTPLVGGPEYVHCLLPPLESLAIVEETVVRDKAVESLRNIAAQHSPADLEEHFVPLVQRLASGDWFTSRTSACGLFSVCYPRVSPAIKAELRNHFRSLCQDDTPMARRSAASKLGEFAKVVEIEYLKSDLIPMFVILAQDEQDSVRLLAVEACVSIAALLQQEDVEQLVMPTLRQCASDQSWRVRYMVADKFTDLQKAVGPEITKTDLVPAFQVLLKDIEAEVRAAAADKVRDFCQNLDQFNQESIIMTNILPIVKELVADPNQHVKSALASVIMGLSPILGKHNTIEHLLPLFLSQLRDECPEVRLNIISNLECVNEVIGIQQLSQSLLPAIVELAEDSKWRVRLAIIEYMPLLAGQLGVEFFDEKLNSLCMTWLVDHVYAIREAATLNLKKLVEKFGPDWAQNTVIPKVLAMSRDQNYLHRMTCLFCINVLAEVCGPEITTKVMLPTVLTMATDNVANVRFNVAKTLQRIGPFLEPSAVQTQVKPILDKLNTDSDVDVKYFASEAIAGIAA from the exons ATGGCAGCGAGCGACTCTAACACGGATGACAGCCTCTATCCGATCGCGGTTCTCATCgacgaattaaaaaatgaggaTGTCCAG tTACGTCTCAATTCCATCAAGAAGCTATCGACGATCGCGCTCGCCCTAGGGGTTGAACGGACACGGAGCGAGCTAATACCATTTTTAACAGAGACAATTTACGATGAGGATGAGGTTCTTCTTGCACTGGCCGAACAGTTGGGTACATTCACTCCTCTCGTCGGTGGACCAGAATACGTGCATTGCTTATTG ccACCATTGGAATCTTTGGCTATTGTGGAGGAAACAGTGGTTCGTGACAAAGCTGTGGAATCCTTACGGAATATTGCAGCCCAGCACAGTCCTGCAGATCTAGAGGAGCACTTTGTGCCATTGGTACAACGCTTGGCTTCAGGAGATTGGTTCACGTCAAGAACATCGGCATGTGGATTGTTCAGTGTTTGTTATCCAAGGGTGAGCCCAGCCATCAAag CGGAATTACGAAATCACTTTCGTAGCTTGTGCCAGGATGACACACCTATGGCGCGACGATCAGCCGCTTCTAAATTAGGCGAATTTGCTAAAGTTGTAGAAATCGAGTATCTTAAATCCGATTTAATACCAATGTTTGTTATACTTGCTCAGGACGAACAA gATTCAGTTCGTCTTTTGGCCGTCGAAGCTTGCGTCAGTATTGCAGCGTTATTACAACAAGAGGATGTTGAGCAATTGGTTATGCCTACGCTTCGACAATGCGCCAGTGATCAATCATGGCGTGTTCGTTACATGGTGGCAGATAAGTTTACAGAT ctTCAAAAGGCTGTTGGTCCAGAAATAACAAAAACGGATCTTGTGCCAGCATTTCAAGTTTTATTGAAAGATATTGAAGCGGAGGTGCGGGCTGCAGCTGCTGATAAAGTCCGCGATTTCTGTCAAAATCTTGATCAATTTAATCAGGAGTCTATAATAATGACAAATATATTGCCCATTGTTAAAGAACTCGTAGCAGATCCTAACCAGCATGTTAAGTCAGCTTTGGCAAGTGTAATCATGGGATTAAGTCCCATACTCGGCAAACataa caCGATTGAACATCTGTTGCCTTTATTCTTGTCCCAGCTCAGAGACGAGTGTCCTGAGGTGCGACTCAATATCATTAGTAACCTAGAATGTGTCAATGAAGTTATTGGCATACAACAACTCTCGCAATCTCTTTTACCTGCCATCGTAGAGTTAGCCGAGGATTCTAAGTGGCGTGTACGACTAGCTATCATcga GTATATGCCATTGCTAGCCGGCCAACTTGGTGTGGAATTTTTTGATGAGAAATTAAATTCCCTATGTATGACATGGTTGGTGGATCATGTTTATGCGATTCGAGAAGCAGCTACgttaaatctgaaaaaattggTAGAAAAGTTTGGGCCTGATTGGGCACAAAATACAGTGATACCCAAAGTTCTCGCTATGTCTAGAGATCAGAATTATCTTCATAGAATGACATGCTTGTTCTGCATCAAT gtTTTAGCTGAAGTATGTGGTCCAGAGATAACGACAAAGGTGATGCTTCCAACTGTACTGACAATGGCTACCGATAATGTTGCAAATGTAAGATTTAATGTCGCTAAGACTCTGCAGCGAATTGGACCCTTCCTCGAACCCTCAGCAGTCCAAACTCAAGTAAAACCCATCCTTGATAAATTGAATACTGATAGCGACGTTgatgtgaaatattttgcttcagAAGCAATTGCTGGGATTGCAG CGTAG
- the LOC105836934 gene encoding serine/threonine-protein phosphatase 2A 65 kDa regulatory subunit A alpha isoform isoform X1 gives MAASDSNTDDSLYPIAVLIDELKNEDVQLRLNSIKKLSTIALALGVERTRSELIPFLTETIYDEDEVLLALAEQLGTFTPLVGGPEYVHCLLPPLESLAIVEETVVRDKAVESLRNIAAQHSPADLEEHFVPLVQRLASGDWFTSRTSACGLFSVCYPRVSPAIKAELRNHFRSLCQDDTPMARRSAASKLGEFAKVVEIEYLKSDLIPMFVILAQDEQDSVRLLAVEACVSIAALLQQEDVEQLVMPTLRQCASDQSWRVRYMVADKFTDLQKAVGPEITKTDLVPAFQVLLKDIEAEVRAAAADKVRDFCQNLDQFNQESIIMTNILPIVKELVADPNQHVKSALASVIMGLSPILGKHNTIEHLLPLFLSQLRDECPEVRLNIISNLECVNEVIGIQQLSQSLLPAIVELAEDSKWRVRLAIIEYMPLLAGQLGVEFFDEKLNSLCMTWLVDHVYAIREAATLNLKKLVEKFGPDWAQNTVIPKVLAMSRDQNYLHRMTCLFCINVLAEVCGPEITTKVMLPTVLTMATDNVANVRFNVAKTLQRIGPFLEPSAVQTQVKPILDKLNTDSDVDVKYFASEAIAGIADFLI, from the exons ATGGCAGCGAGCGACTCTAACACGGATGACAGCCTCTATCCGATCGCGGTTCTCATCgacgaattaaaaaatgaggaTGTCCAG tTACGTCTCAATTCCATCAAGAAGCTATCGACGATCGCGCTCGCCCTAGGGGTTGAACGGACACGGAGCGAGCTAATACCATTTTTAACAGAGACAATTTACGATGAGGATGAGGTTCTTCTTGCACTGGCCGAACAGTTGGGTACATTCACTCCTCTCGTCGGTGGACCAGAATACGTGCATTGCTTATTG ccACCATTGGAATCTTTGGCTATTGTGGAGGAAACAGTGGTTCGTGACAAAGCTGTGGAATCCTTACGGAATATTGCAGCCCAGCACAGTCCTGCAGATCTAGAGGAGCACTTTGTGCCATTGGTACAACGCTTGGCTTCAGGAGATTGGTTCACGTCAAGAACATCGGCATGTGGATTGTTCAGTGTTTGTTATCCAAGGGTGAGCCCAGCCATCAAag CGGAATTACGAAATCACTTTCGTAGCTTGTGCCAGGATGACACACCTATGGCGCGACGATCAGCCGCTTCTAAATTAGGCGAATTTGCTAAAGTTGTAGAAATCGAGTATCTTAAATCCGATTTAATACCAATGTTTGTTATACTTGCTCAGGACGAACAA gATTCAGTTCGTCTTTTGGCCGTCGAAGCTTGCGTCAGTATTGCAGCGTTATTACAACAAGAGGATGTTGAGCAATTGGTTATGCCTACGCTTCGACAATGCGCCAGTGATCAATCATGGCGTGTTCGTTACATGGTGGCAGATAAGTTTACAGAT ctTCAAAAGGCTGTTGGTCCAGAAATAACAAAAACGGATCTTGTGCCAGCATTTCAAGTTTTATTGAAAGATATTGAAGCGGAGGTGCGGGCTGCAGCTGCTGATAAAGTCCGCGATTTCTGTCAAAATCTTGATCAATTTAATCAGGAGTCTATAATAATGACAAATATATTGCCCATTGTTAAAGAACTCGTAGCAGATCCTAACCAGCATGTTAAGTCAGCTTTGGCAAGTGTAATCATGGGATTAAGTCCCATACTCGGCAAACataa caCGATTGAACATCTGTTGCCTTTATTCTTGTCCCAGCTCAGAGACGAGTGTCCTGAGGTGCGACTCAATATCATTAGTAACCTAGAATGTGTCAATGAAGTTATTGGCATACAACAACTCTCGCAATCTCTTTTACCTGCCATCGTAGAGTTAGCCGAGGATTCTAAGTGGCGTGTACGACTAGCTATCATcga GTATATGCCATTGCTAGCCGGCCAACTTGGTGTGGAATTTTTTGATGAGAAATTAAATTCCCTATGTATGACATGGTTGGTGGATCATGTTTATGCGATTCGAGAAGCAGCTACgttaaatctgaaaaaattggTAGAAAAGTTTGGGCCTGATTGGGCACAAAATACAGTGATACCCAAAGTTCTCGCTATGTCTAGAGATCAGAATTATCTTCATAGAATGACATGCTTGTTCTGCATCAAT gtTTTAGCTGAAGTATGTGGTCCAGAGATAACGACAAAGGTGATGCTTCCAACTGTACTGACAATGGCTACCGATAATGTTGCAAATGTAAGATTTAATGTCGCTAAGACTCTGCAGCGAATTGGACCCTTCCTCGAACCCTCAGCAGTCCAAACTCAAGTAAAACCCATCCTTGATAAATTGAATACTGATAGCGACGTTgatgtgaaatattttgcttcagAAGCAATTGCTGGGATTGCAG attttctaatttag
- the LOC105836938 gene encoding ornithine decarboxylase 1 has translation MSPGDFNEIKVFDDTADNMDVIKTLIGMTTQEDAFYIVDIGDIINKHREWVTKIPRVTPHYAVKCNPDPNVIKILAALNTGFDCASEQEIRQVMQYGVQADRIIFANPYKTPSHIKYAKKMNVDQITADSELELLKIKDLYPEAKIVIRIRCDAKNSDCDLGLKFGCEPDEDAVRLIQLTRDLGLTLHGFSFHPGSPCGELKAYSRGIGICRQLIAIAKSLGCKDVQMIDIGGGFPGQRGTNIDKLANIINDAIQDLDPSIKVISEPGRYYVDSAFTLASYLHSKKTVFKNGNFMRMYYANVGTYNSFLDEIVGIKARVPQPLFEPISDEKFPATLWGPTCDSYDVIVKDVLLPEFHIGDWLVWEDVGSYTLCLCTAFNGFPAPQVIPFIRKSQWKNLAMEIKLMQRSIEWSKPIEREHYIENR, from the exons ATGTCCCCCGGCGATTTCAACGAAATTAAGGTCTTCGACGACACGGCGGACAACATGGACGTTATCAAAACTTTAATTGGCATGACAACCCAGGAAGACGCTTTCTACATTGTGGATATTGGTGATATCATTAACAAACATCGCGAGTGGGTTACCAAAATTCCGAGAGTTACTCCTCATTACG CGGTTAAATGCAATCCTGACcctaatgtaattaaaatactgGCAGCTTTAAATACTGGCTTTGACTGCGCGTCCGAG CAAGAAATCAGGCAAGTGATGCAGTACGGTGTACAAGCCGACCGGATCATATTCGCGAATCCGTACAAAACTCCGTCTCATATCAAGTATGCCAAGAAAATGAACGTTGACCAAATAACCGCCGATAGCGAATTAGaacttttgaaaataaaggATCTTTACCCTGAGGCCAA GATAGTAATACGTATACGATGCGACGCGAAGAACTCGGATTGCGATCTCGGGTTGAAGTTCGGCTGCGAACCGGATGAGGATGCTGTGCGGCTAATACAACTTACGAGGGACCTCGGTCTCACCTTGCACGGCTTTAGTTTTCACCCTGGTAGCCCGTGTGGCGAACTGAAAGCATATAGCAGGGGCATTGGAATTTGCAGACAATTGATCGCGATCGCCAAATCGTTGGGCTGCAAagatgtgcaaatgatcgataTCGGTGGCGGCTTTCCCGGTCAGAGAGGAACGAATATCGACAAG CTTGCCAATATTATTAACGACGCAATCCAAGATCTCGATCCTAGCATAAAAGTTATCAGCGAGCCCGGAAGATACTACGTTGACTCGGCTTTTACCCTAGCCTCTTACTTACACTCCAAGAAGACCGTTTTCAAAAACGGCAACTTTATGAGGATGTATTACGCGAATGTCGGCACGTACAATTCGTTTCTAGATGAAATAGTGGGCATCAAAGCTAGAGTGCCACAACCTCTTTTTGAG CCGATAAGCGACGAGAAATTTCCTGCGACCTTATGGGGACCAACTTGCGATTCGTACGATGTAATTGTTAAAGATGTATTATTGCCGGAATTTCACATCGGTGATTGGCTGGTTTGGGAAGACGTAGGTTCTTACACTTTATGTCTGTGTACCGCGTTCAATGGATTTCCAGCTCCACAGGTCATACCGTTTATTAGAAAAAGCCAATG GAAAAATTTAGCGATGGAGATCAAACTGATGCAAAGATCCATAGAGTGGTCCAAGCCAATCGAAAGAGaacattatattgaaaatcGCTGA